The genomic interval AGTCTTGAAGATCAGCTTATTTCGCTAGGAGAAACACCTAAGGCGACGGGAATGTATATATATACCCTTGTTGAAAAAGATAGTTTAGGTAAAGTACAACGTATAGATCCATTACCTATAATCGTTTCGAAAAAAGAAGTACTTAATATTTTAATGCTACAGACATTCCCTACGTTTGAATCTAAATATTTAAAAAATTATCTAACAGCTGATGGACATAGGATTTTGTCTCGTGTAGCGCTTACAAAAGGCAAATACAAATTTGAAAGTTTGAACAGGGCAAAAGGAACTATTTACGGCTTGACCAAGTCTAATCTTGAAAATTTTGACCTCATTATTATGGATATAGCATCTTATAGGCAATTATCTCGCAGCTCTAATGGTGCCTTGGTGTCTAGTCTGCAAGATGGGTTAGGGATGTTTATATATTCTGATGGCAATCAAATAAATACCTTATCATCGTTTGGTTTTAAGTTTAAAAGAGCCTCTCAGCAGGTACTAACATTACCTCAGTATCCAGCGGTAACTATACCGAGCATACCGTATAAATTTATAGATACTCCTATGCATGAACCAATCCTTTCTACAAACAGTAAGAATATCACTGCATATAGTCTTCAAGGGAACGGGAAAGTGGGTACTTCATTACTTACAGATACGTATCAGTTACAGCTAAGAGGGAATGCTGCAGTTTACAATTATATATGGGCAACTACATTAAAGGCATTACGAAAAAAAAGTAACGTGTCCACATGGTGGAGTGCAGAGGATATAATGGCTACGGCAGATAAGCCTTATAAGGTTAATCTAAGATCTAATTTAAAGATGCCAACGGCTCTTAATAATAGAGGAAATCATATAGGTCTTAAGCAAGATCTAACCCAAAAAAATAAATGGTCTACAACTATATATCCTAAAACTATTGGATGGGACAGTATAAACATACAACAAGACCCTACAGCCACCCATTATTTTTACGTAAGTGATAGTCTCGCTTGGGAACACAAGAAAGCCTATACTACAACAACAAAAAATAAAGCGCAATTTAATAATAGTGCAAAGGAAAAGACCTCATTGGCAAAAATTACACCGCTCAACCCCTTATGGTTATGTGGTGCTTTTCTAATAGCTATGGGATGTTTATGGTTGTTCCCAAAATGGAGAGGTTAAAAGGGAGTTATTGATTTTTTAAATTCTTTATTTTCTGCTGGTCATTCGCTTTTCTTATTTCTTCTTTTTCAACAAACTTTTGATGCTCGAGGTGAGCGTAGTGATCTTTTTTTCTTCTGTATATACTTTCAATACCTTCTGCTTTTCCATAAATGGTTACCTTATCTAGTGGTAGCATTTTAAAAGTTCCTGAAGGGGAGCCAAAATACCCGGCACCCTTGCGTTGTATTCCTAAGATGGTGATGCCTTCTTCTCTTAGGTCCAATTCTTCTAGAGTACGATGGCACATCCATCCATCTACATCAACCTCTGCTTCTACAATTTTAAAATCGTCTTTAAGATGCAGTACAGCCTCATAGTCGTGTATTTGAAGATCTGTATACCTCTTTAACATATTTGTAATAATTTTTGAAAGTCCATTATTGACCCATTTGCTTCGTA from Dokdonia sp. Hel_I_53 carries:
- a CDS encoding TrkA C-terminal domain-containing protein, whose protein sequence is MIAAVSLFLIITFSVLITKICTIALVHTGLSEEIAKFQSRSAYTGAGLSTKETENIMNHPVRRKIIYNLMLIGNAGIVTAMSSLILTFVLPESNASRLYGFLIIVGGMSFLWLAIRSKWVNNGLSKIITNMLKRYTDLQIHDYEAVLHLKDDFKIVEAEVDVDGWMCHRTLEELDLREEGITILGIQRKGAGYFGSPSGTFKMLPLDKVTIYGKAEGIESIYRRKKDHYAHLEHQKFVEKEEIRKANDQQKIKNLKNQ